DNA sequence from the Prochlorothrix hollandica PCC 9006 = CALU 1027 genome:
GTCTTACACCACGCCCCCGACCAACCTGAAGTCACCTGGGTATCCGTCTTTATGTCCCCCCCTCTGGTCTCCTCCAATACCGAGGCTCTGCCGGTGGTGGAGGGCGATCGGCAAGTAGCCTTTGAACAACAACTCCTCCCCCTCATTGAGCGGGTACAGCAGCGAGTCCCCTACAAATACCCCGATGGCTTTGTCTCCCTCTCGGAGATCACCCATGAGTTCCGCAATGCCTATAACCAGGGCATTAACACCGTCTGCACTGAACTAACGGACAAGCGCATTGGTCTGTTTTTACAAACGGCTAAATTAACCCTGCTCAAGGCCCAAAAACGGGATAACCGAGGCTGGTTTCTGGCGATCGTCCCCAATTCAGCCTCCTAAAAGACTTTAGTAACCCACAGCCTTATCCCAAACTATACCTTTCGCAAAACACCTTTCGCAAAACTTTAAATGGCTGGTTGCCGCTTTCCCATGAGCGAACAGACAAGTAAATCTGTGTCTTGCAAAAGTAGGTCTCCTCATAAGCCAGCCGTAAACTACGCTCAAGACTATTTGGTTCAACCTCAGAAGCCTTAGCGGAGCCAATTGCGTTACGCAAACCGAGAGATAATATCTCTACTAAATCATGACCACAACAGACTTGCCAGGGATCATGATTGTCACTTTTTTGGTTCTTTAGCCGTTGTTGTAAATCTTCACTTTTCAAAGCAAAATCTTGGGATTTATTCTTCACCTCTTGGATAAGCTTAAGTTCATCGATTTGCAATGTTTGATCGTCGATAAACTTAGTAAATTTGATGCCGTTAAAGGTTAGGTTTAAGTCATCAAGTTGAGAAATCCAAAGAAGATATCCGATCGGCATTCCAGCTTCAAGCAATACTGTTCTAACATCTCGACCAAAGTTGGTGAATTTTTCCTCTGAACCAAACTCAGCAATCACCTTCTCAAGGGCAGATGATTGGAGCAACATAGTTTCAAGGTCATGGGTATCCGTAAGAATCAGGTTGGAAAGGCTATGGAAAGAAGCTTTAAGATGATCAAAATCTGCGTCAACGATCGCTAAGATTCCTTGAAAATTCTTTTCTTCTAAAATGCTCAGAACTTCAATAACTCTAAGTTTGCTAGATGGTTTCCCCGAAACACTGATTAATACGCACGCTTTTTTATCAACAAAGCGCTCATAGACAGTTTTATCTGAGCTACCCTCAACCAAGAGAAAAGCACCAGAAAAGGTGCTGCGTCGTAGTCGAATTGCGTTAACCTCACGGTCAACTGAAAGGTACTCCCTCATTTTTCTCGTCCTTTCAGTTCCACAGTCAGATTCCATCGATCTTGAATGATGTCTGGGGAATGAGTAGCCATTAAAACACCTAAATCTGCAAGTTTTGTGATTTCTTGCAAGTCCTCCAAAAACTGAACCTGCCATCCTACGTGAAGCGATAGTTCAGGCTCATCAATTAAGACTAGAGAATTAGGTTGAACCTTAAAGAGTAATTCATAGAGAAGAACTAACTCATGTTGTTCACCAGAGGACAAATCTGTTGGAGCAAGAGTATCTCTATTGGAGGGCAGTGAATTATAAAGTGTTCTAAAAATAAATCCTTTCTCTTTGCTGAAATTCATTTCCTTGTAAGAATAAGCAAATTTATTGTTAACAATTCTCCTCAAAAGATCAATCTTGCTTGCAATTTCATTAAAGACGCTAAGTTTCTTTTCTACATCTTCAACATATACTGACAAGATATTCTTGGTACTTTCATCGATTGATTGCGGCTGGATTTGGAAATCCGAAGTTTCATCCTTGTCTAATAAACCTACCTCGATAAGACGAGAGCGTGTATCTTCCAGTGTATCGAGTTGATGACGAAGTTGCTCATTGGTCAAATCAGGAGATGGCTGTTGTTGTACCACCCTCGCAGGAAACGACCTATCAAGAGATTGAGACGTTGTACCATACTCAGCCAGTTTAGATTGAATAAGTTGTGCAATCTCCTCAGAATAAGCAGAAACAGTTGGCAACGTTGCAGATGACCTAGGATATGGCCTTGAGGAGCGACTAGGAACAACGTTCAGTAATCGTTGTGATTCGATCAAACGAACATGAATGTCATTTTGCAAATTTTCTAACCACTCAGGCTCTCCTCGTAATTTTGATTTCGAGGGAAGAATATCTTCAAATCGATCTATAACGTCATTTAGAGAAAGAGTCTCACCCGTGGGAAGATACCGCCAAGTTTTAGAGCTTACGCGACGAAGTTCAGGTATAATCTCATCTAAAATATCAACTGGAAAATCAAGATCTGGTAGATTTCTCGTTGCTTCTAAAAGAAAAGACTCCTTCTTTAATCCATATTCATAAAAATCAAAACTTATGTTATCCCTTTTCTTTGACTTCTCAGAATTTTCAGGGCTTTTTACGACTTCAACACGACTACCATTATCAAATTCAACTCGAAATTTGGTAAACGGAATAGTCCGAAAAACAGAGTATCGAGAGTTGAATAATCCATTCAGCATTCTCAGCATTGCTGTTTTTCCAAAACCATTAGGACCATGAATGATTGTGATTCTTTCATCCACATTCAATGGGATTACATGATCAAAAACCCCAAATAGGTCACTAACAGATATTTTCTGAATTTGCATAGTGTCCGAGTCTCCGAGCCATAGCTGATCGGCTTTAGGTGCGAATCTGGACCGGCATCACTAGATAGGTCATTTTGACCGCCCCTAGGGGAGTCAGAATTACGGGGCTGGTGGGTCCATTGAGTTGCATTTGGATTTCGGGCGATCCCATGGCCTTGAGACCATCCATCAAATACTTGACATTAAAGGCAATCTCCAAGGTTCCCCCAGACACCTGGGCATCCACGGCCTCCTGACCGCTGCCCACATCTTGGGCTTCCACCGATAACACCGCCTGTTGTTGCTCGTTATCCAACTTCAACTTGACCACATTGTTTTTCTGATCCGCCAGCACGGCAATCAGATCCAGAGCCGCCTGCAAGGGCTTACGCTCCACGGTCATTTGCCGCTCAAACTGCTGGGGAATCAATTGGCGATAGTTGGGGTACTGGCCATCCAAGGTGCGGCTGGTGAGGTACTGATCCCCCCACTGAAACACCGTCTGACCTTGGTCGAAATAGAGGGAAATCGTATCCTCGCCGCTGGAGGAAGCCAACAGGCGCTCCAGATCCCGCAGTGCCCGCGCTGGGACTGTAACCTCGAACTCATCGCCACTGCTGCGGCTGTCTCCGGGGCCAAGGTCAGCGCCGTTATCCGTCTGCACCACTGCCAAACGGTGGCCATCCGTGGCGGCAAACTCCAGACCATCATGCTTCACCGTCAAGTGAACCCCCGTCAGCACCTGCTTCGTTTCGTCGGTGCTGGTGGCGAACAGGGTACCCCGCAGTCCCTCAATCAAGGCGGCGGCGGGCAGTTGAATCGCTTCCCCCGACTCCACCAAGGGCAGGTCTGGGTATTCCTCCGCCCCCATGCCCCGCAACTGGTAGCGACCTGAGCTGGAGGTGAGATTCACCTGGGTGTCGTCCTCCCCCTTCTCCAGGGTGATGTCGCTGTGGGAGGGCAGCTTGGTGACGATGTCGCTGAGGAGGCGGGCTGGTAGGGTGATGGCTCCGCTGGCTTCCACTTGGGCCGGGAAGGAGGTTTGGATCCCAAGGCTGAGGTCAAAGGCCGTGAGACTCACGCGCTGAGTTCCGGCATCGGCAGTGAGGAGGACGTTGGACAGGATGGGGTGACCTGTGGGGCGTGAGGGGACGGCGCGGCTCACCAGGGACAGGTTGAAGCTCAAATCGGTTTGGGTACAGCCCAGTTTCATGGCAGGAGGGGGGGCGGGGGCTTAGGGACAGGGCGTTGGGGACGATCGAAATCGGGTTGCGGACAGTTGGGAGAACCTGGGCTTTGGGGCTTGGCGATTGTAGCACCTTGTCCAGGGTTTGCAACAGGATCCTGGGAAATTTTCTGGCGGTGGTTTTCTGGCGGTGGTTTTCTGGCGGTGGTTTTCCAGCAACGATTTTCCGGCAGGACAGAAGCTGGACAATTTGACCCTTTTTCCACAGTTTCCACAGGCTCCTGTGGAAAAACTCCCCCGATCGCCCCTGAACCAGGGGGGCGTTATGGAAAACTCCAGCAAATTAATCTTAATTCAGAATAATTCTGACTTCAGAGTATCTTCTAAGTAAGATTTAATTTTAAGTCTGAATATTTAGTAACTTTGGATAAAGATAGATTGGTATCAGAAACATGGGATGGGATCTTTATAGTGCTAATGTTCTATAAACAGGATGCTGATCCACAGGTCGATCTGGGAGGGATTTGGGGAGGTAAATCGGAGGAATCCAAGACCTGGGATTTTTGGGGTTTGGGGATGCAAGCTGAAAAATTTTTGTTCGCGTTTTCGTCCGGATCTAAGATCTAAGATATTTTAAATTTAAAAAATATTAATAGTAGTAATAGTGCCTGTGGAAACTGTGGAAAACTTTTTAGAATCCTTTCTGTGTAAGGCTTTCAGCCAACGGTGCCTGTGGAAAACCTGTGGAAAACCTGTGGAAAACCTGTGGAAAAAGTCGGCTGTTTTTTCCACAGGGTATTTATACCTAGAAGAGTTTTCCACAGGTTTGGAATAGTTTTCCACAGATCAGCCTGAGTTTTCCACAGGTTTTCCACAGAAAAAGGGTAGTTTTCCACAGGCTTATTGACTTCATTATCAATAACAGGGGGCTTCAAAGACTCCCTATTCTCGGCTGATCTATGCCCCCGATCGGGGTCTGGCGGATGGCCCTGGGGAGCGGTTAATGGGGGGTAAAAGAACCCCGTCCCGCCCCCGATCGGGTCTAAAAAACTAGAACATTAGATCTATAAATTAGCCCTTTGCTTCCCCTGGTTAGGATTGCTGGAGGGCTGTTTTAGCTCCCATGGGGGAGAGTTCCAGACCCAGGCTGGGGCGTTGACCATAGACAAATATCTATGATTTTAGAGTTGATCATTGATTTAATCATTGATCATGGCCTGGGATAGAAGCAGTGCGGACCCTGGCGGTTAGCGTTAGATCGGGGCTAATGTCGTGATTCGATCGTGGTAGGGGATTCTGTGACCATAGTTTTATTTGATTTTGATGGCACCTTGGCCGATACCTTGCCCACGGTTTTGGCCATTGCCAACCGTCTGGCCCCTGAGTTTGGCTACCCCCCCACGGGTGCCACGGAATGGGAACAGTTGCGATCCCTCAGCAGCCGGGAGATTCTGCGATCGAAGCGGATGCCCCGCTGGAAGTTGCCCTGGGTGCTGCGGCGGCTCAGCCAAGAGTTGCGATCAGAATTGCCCCGGCTGACCTGGATTCCAGGGATTGAGCCGGTGTTGCAACAGTTGGTGGCGGAGGGCCATAGCTTGGGGATTGTCACCTCCAACGCCAACCCAACGGTGGCGGCCTTTTTAGCCCACCAAGGGGGGGCGCTGCCCTTTCGGGTGATGCAGACGGGGGTGGGGATTTTGGGTAAGGCGCGGGTTTTGGGCCGGGTGGT
Encoded proteins:
- a CDS encoding DUF4435 domain-containing protein — encoded protein: MREYLSVDREVNAIRLRRSTFSGAFLLVEGSSDKTVYERFVDKKACVLISVSGKPSSKLRVIEVLSILEEKNFQGILAIVDADFDHLKASFHSLSNLILTDTHDLETMLLQSSALEKVIAEFGSEEKFTNFGRDVRTVLLEAGMPIGYLLWISQLDDLNLTFNGIKFTKFIDDQTLQIDELKLIQEVKNKSQDFALKSEDLQQRLKNQKSDNHDPWQVCCGHDLVEILSLGLRNAIGSAKASEVEPNSLERSLRLAYEETYFCKTQIYLSVRSWESGNQPFKVLRKVFCERYSLG
- a CDS encoding AAA family ATPase; translation: MQIQKISVSDLFGVFDHVIPLNVDERITIIHGPNGFGKTAMLRMLNGLFNSRYSVFRTIPFTKFRVEFDNGSRVEVVKSPENSEKSKKRDNISFDFYEYGLKKESFLLEATRNLPDLDFPVDILDEIIPELRRVSSKTWRYLPTGETLSLNDVIDRFEDILPSKSKLRGEPEWLENLQNDIHVRLIESQRLLNVVPSRSSRPYPRSSATLPTVSAYSEEIAQLIQSKLAEYGTTSQSLDRSFPARVVQQQPSPDLTNEQLRHQLDTLEDTRSRLIEVGLLDKDETSDFQIQPQSIDESTKNILSVYVEDVEKKLSVFNEIASKIDLLRRIVNNKFAYSYKEMNFSKEKGFIFRTLYNSLPSNRDTLAPTDLSSGEQHELVLLYELLFKVQPNSLVLIDEPELSLHVGWQVQFLEDLQEITKLADLGVLMATHSPDIIQDRWNLTVELKGREK
- the dnaN gene encoding DNA polymerase III subunit beta — protein: MKLGCTQTDLSFNLSLVSRAVPSRPTGHPILSNVLLTADAGTQRVSLTAFDLSLGIQTSFPAQVEASGAITLPARLLSDIVTKLPSHSDITLEKGEDDTQVNLTSSSGRYQLRGMGAEEYPDLPLVESGEAIQLPAAALIEGLRGTLFATSTDETKQVLTGVHLTVKHDGLEFAATDGHRLAVVQTDNGADLGPGDSRSSGDEFEVTVPARALRDLERLLASSSGEDTISLYFDQGQTVFQWGDQYLTSRTLDGQYPNYRQLIPQQFERQMTVERKPLQAALDLIAVLADQKNNVVKLKLDNEQQQAVLSVEAQDVGSGQEAVDAQVSGGTLEIAFNVKYLMDGLKAMGSPEIQMQLNGPTSPVILTPLGAVKMTYLVMPVQIRT
- a CDS encoding HAD hydrolase-like protein; amino-acid sequence: MTIVLFDFDGTLADTLPTVLAIANRLAPEFGYPPTGATEWEQLRSLSSREILRSKRMPRWKLPWVLRRLSQELRSELPRLTWIPGIEPVLQQLVAEGHSLGIVTSNANPTVAAFLAHQGGALPFRVMQTGVGILGKARVLGRVVWWQGWDPRSVLYVGDEVRDVEAARRAGLRSVAVTWGFNTATALAAAQPDYLIHDPRSLLTLVSPPVGEIWGGW